In Asanoa sp. WMMD1127, one genomic interval encodes:
- a CDS encoding OsmC family protein has translation MPIRTSSARWSGNLTEGSGTIRTGKGGFEGNYSFKSRFEEGEGTNPEELIGAAHAGCFSMAFSKGLADAGHTPTSVETTAKVHLDKTDAGMTVTRIDLESVGDVPGIDDAEFQKIAQGAKENCPISRLLSPGAEITLTARLA, from the coding sequence ATGCCAATCCGCACTTCTTCCGCCCGCTGGTCGGGCAACCTGACCGAAGGTTCCGGCACGATCCGCACCGGCAAGGGCGGGTTCGAGGGGAACTACAGCTTCAAGTCGCGCTTCGAGGAGGGTGAGGGCACCAACCCCGAGGAGCTGATCGGGGCCGCCCACGCCGGCTGCTTCTCGATGGCCTTCTCCAAGGGCCTCGCCGACGCGGGTCACACGCCGACCTCCGTCGAGACGACGGCGAAGGTGCACCTCGACAAGACCGACGCCGGCATGACCGTCACCCGCATCGACCTGGAGTCCGTCGGCGACGTCCCCGGCATCGACGACGCCGAGTTCCAGAAGATCGCCCAGGGCGCCAAGGAGAACTGCCCGATCTCCCGCTTGCTCTCCCCAGGCGCCGAGATCACGCTCACCGCGCGCCTCGCCTGA
- a CDS encoding ABC transporter substrate-binding protein, with amino-acid sequence MSQMDRRQALRLFAGLGAAGLLAGCGNDDTAEAAAGNELVSDEPIKIGLIAPQTAGYKNIGDEIARGFNLFLEMNDQRLGGHQVQLVVADEGETVESGKAALDNLLKQGVLALTGVVNSTVMLGIRDTVEQARIPLVGSCASPSSLQSVVYIWRTSYVNNEAGQALGRYVAENVKGKVGIIAPDYEAGRDAVEGFRTEFGPTDSRIKAGPVWTEYNAEPTKTFFRAKIDQVRKGNPEAIYCFYNGQAAVEFLRQLRADGYKGQIFAPGFLTEGEVLGELKSNEANDVFTALNYSPDLNNAANREFATAFRQKYEATPTTYAVASYDAAQVIDKAVRIAGKNPTPQAVNLAMGKVGLIDSPRGEWQFNQTRTPQQKWYLRQVRRDGPVLSNVVINELATLG; translated from the coding sequence GTGTCGCAGATGGATCGTCGACAGGCGTTGCGCTTGTTCGCGGGGTTGGGTGCCGCGGGCCTGCTCGCCGGATGCGGCAACGACGACACGGCCGAGGCGGCCGCCGGCAACGAGCTGGTGAGCGACGAACCGATCAAAATCGGCCTGATCGCCCCGCAGACCGCCGGCTACAAGAACATCGGCGACGAGATCGCCCGCGGTTTCAACCTGTTCCTCGAGATGAACGACCAGCGGCTCGGCGGCCACCAGGTGCAGCTGGTCGTGGCCGACGAGGGCGAGACGGTCGAGTCCGGCAAGGCCGCGCTGGACAACCTGCTCAAGCAGGGCGTGCTGGCACTGACGGGCGTCGTCAACTCCACGGTGATGCTCGGCATCCGCGACACGGTCGAGCAGGCCCGGATCCCGCTCGTCGGCTCCTGCGCCTCGCCGTCGTCGCTGCAGAGCGTGGTCTACATCTGGCGCACGTCCTATGTGAACAATGAGGCCGGCCAGGCGTTGGGCCGCTACGTCGCCGAGAACGTCAAGGGCAAGGTCGGCATCATCGCGCCCGACTACGAGGCCGGCCGCGACGCGGTCGAGGGCTTCCGCACGGAGTTCGGCCCGACCGACTCGCGGATCAAGGCGGGTCCAGTGTGGACCGAATACAACGCCGAGCCGACCAAGACGTTCTTCCGGGCCAAGATTGACCAGGTGCGCAAGGGCAACCCCGAGGCCATCTATTGTTTCTACAATGGACAGGCGGCGGTCGAGTTCCTTCGGCAGCTGCGGGCCGACGGCTACAAGGGGCAGATCTTCGCGCCCGGCTTCCTCACCGAGGGCGAGGTGCTCGGCGAGCTCAAGAGCAACGAGGCCAACGACGTCTTCACGGCGCTCAACTACTCGCCGGACCTCAACAACGCCGCCAACCGCGAGTTCGCCACCGCCTTCCGCCAGAAGTACGAGGCCACGCCGACGACGTACGCGGTCGCTTCCTACGACGCCGCTCAGGTGATCGACAAGGCGGTGCGGATCGCCGGCAAGAACCCCACGCCGCAGGCGGTCAACCTGGCGATGGGCAAAGTCGGACTCATCGACAGCCCGCGCGGCGAATGGCAGTTCAACCAGACGCGCACGCCGCAGCAGAAGTGGTACCTCCGCCAGGTGCGCCGCGACGGGCCCGTGCTGTCGAACGTGGTGATCAACGAGCTGGCGACGCTGGGCTGA
- a CDS encoding HAD family hydrolase has protein sequence MPRPGLPKLVATDLDGTIVHTDDTVSAYTHEVLDRVRAAGIPIVGATGRGPRLAELTRNDIRDADFLVMANGGRVVDQTDPLDPIVLRDARLSGRVLASVIAELESAVGPLTVMVEALDGHDDPLWGDPDPSWRYPDRFEARTRDECFAGDVIKAFARAPGHDVDELLAAAARIVSPTVATVTQAGLGFIEILPPGVDKATGLAVVTEAIGVDPGDVLVFGDMPNDLGMFAWAGWGRVAVANAHPLVRAAADEVTLSNDEDGVAIYLDRLLSR, from the coding sequence ATGCCCCGACCGGGCCTGCCGAAACTGGTCGCCACCGACCTCGACGGCACGATCGTGCACACCGACGACACCGTGTCCGCCTACACCCATGAGGTCCTCGACCGGGTGCGCGCCGCCGGTATCCCGATCGTCGGCGCCACTGGGCGTGGCCCGCGACTGGCCGAACTGACCCGCAACGACATCCGCGACGCCGACTTCCTCGTGATGGCCAACGGCGGCCGGGTCGTCGACCAGACCGACCCGCTCGACCCGATCGTGCTGCGCGACGCGCGCCTGTCGGGCCGGGTGCTCGCGTCGGTGATCGCCGAGCTCGAGTCCGCGGTCGGGCCGCTGACCGTGATGGTGGAGGCGCTCGACGGGCACGACGACCCGCTGTGGGGCGACCCCGATCCGTCCTGGCGCTATCCCGACCGGTTCGAGGCCCGCACACGCGACGAGTGCTTCGCCGGCGACGTGATCAAGGCGTTCGCCCGGGCGCCCGGGCACGACGTCGACGAGCTGCTGGCCGCCGCCGCCCGGATCGTGTCGCCGACGGTCGCCACCGTCACGCAGGCCGGGCTGGGGTTCATCGAGATCCTTCCGCCCGGGGTCGACAAGGCGACCGGGCTGGCGGTGGTCACCGAGGCGATCGGCGTCGACCCCGGCGACGTGCTGGTCTTCGGTGACATGCCCAACGACCTCGGCATGTTCGCGTGGGCCGGCTGGGGGCGGGTGGCCGTGGCCAACGCGCACCCGCTGGTCCGGGCCGCGGCCGACGAGGTGACCCTGAGCAACGACGAGGACGGTGTGGCGATTTACCTCGACCGGCTACTGTCGCGATGA
- a CDS encoding HAD family hydrolase, whose product MMLIATDLDGTLLRADKTISARTSAALERAAAADLPVVLVTGRPIRWLKLVYEQLATPLPAVCANGAVVYDPHRDQVLRANPMAPEALAEIARRLADEVPEAVLAVEIMDGREMRHHIDYPMQWDTPHGGVEAVEAVAELLREPAVKLLVRAGERDPDEFTARVGKALAGVAEATHSSTSGLVEVSASGVTKAAGLAWYCARLGVPAADVTAFGDMPNDVPMLAWAGRAIAVGNAHPAVKEIADEVVATNEDDGVATYLEKVLA is encoded by the coding sequence ATGATGTTGATCGCCACGGACCTCGACGGAACCCTCCTCCGCGCCGACAAGACGATCAGTGCCCGCACCTCCGCCGCGCTGGAGCGGGCGGCCGCCGCCGACCTGCCGGTGGTGCTGGTGACCGGCCGGCCGATCCGCTGGCTCAAGCTGGTCTACGAGCAGCTGGCCACGCCGCTGCCGGCCGTCTGCGCCAACGGGGCCGTGGTCTACGACCCGCACCGTGACCAGGTGTTGCGGGCCAACCCGATGGCGCCGGAGGCGCTCGCGGAGATCGCCCGCCGGCTCGCCGACGAGGTGCCCGAGGCGGTGCTGGCGGTCGAGATCATGGACGGCCGGGAGATGCGGCACCACATCGACTACCCGATGCAGTGGGACACCCCGCACGGCGGCGTCGAGGCCGTCGAGGCGGTGGCCGAGCTCCTGCGGGAGCCCGCGGTCAAGCTGCTCGTGCGGGCCGGCGAGCGGGATCCCGACGAGTTCACGGCCCGGGTGGGCAAGGCCCTGGCCGGCGTGGCCGAGGCGACCCACTCCTCGACGTCGGGCCTGGTCGAGGTGTCCGCGTCCGGCGTCACCAAGGCCGCCGGGCTGGCCTGGTACTGCGCGCGGCTCGGCGTGCCGGCCGCCGACGTGACCGCGTTCGGCGACATGCCCAACGACGTGCCGATGCTGGCCTGGGCCGGGCGCGCGATCGCCGTGGGCAACGCCCACCCGGCCGTCAAGGAGATCGCCGACGAGGTCGTGGCCACCAACGAGGACGACGGCGTGGCGACCTATCTGGAGAAGGTGCTCGCCTAG
- a CDS encoding alpha/beta hydrolase: MPTGRPDPRDVLVLPAAPPDAVVRYGADADHVADVRLPSAGAGPLVVVIHGGFWRAEYDRAHTGHLAAALVAAGYPVAQLEYRRTGGAGGWPATFDDVLAGVAALPGLVALAAADLGRPAPLPGPPLLVGHSAGGHLALWYAAHAPAAARPAGVLALAPVADLVEAHRLDLDRGAVAALLGGDPEAFAAAYAAADPLPRTPLGLPTVILHGTADAQVPIALSRRFVAAAGGVDNEIALDELPEVGHFELIDPRSAAWSKVTEALRSLQR, translated from the coding sequence ATGCCCACAGGCCGACCGGACCCCCGCGACGTGCTCGTTCTCCCCGCCGCGCCACCGGACGCGGTGGTCCGCTACGGGGCGGACGCCGACCACGTCGCCGACGTCCGGCTGCCCTCGGCCGGCGCGGGGCCGCTGGTGGTGGTGATCCACGGCGGTTTCTGGCGCGCCGAGTACGACCGGGCGCACACCGGTCATCTCGCCGCGGCGCTGGTCGCGGCGGGCTATCCGGTCGCCCAGCTCGAGTACCGCCGCACGGGTGGGGCCGGCGGCTGGCCGGCGACCTTCGACGACGTCCTGGCCGGGGTGGCCGCGCTGCCCGGGCTGGTCGCGCTGGCGGCCGCGGACCTGGGCCGGCCGGCGCCGTTGCCCGGGCCACCGCTGCTGGTCGGGCACTCGGCCGGCGGTCACCTGGCGCTCTGGTACGCGGCGCACGCGCCCGCCGCGGCCCGGCCGGCTGGGGTGCTGGCGCTCGCGCCGGTGGCCGACCTGGTGGAGGCGCACCGGCTGGACCTCGACCGCGGCGCGGTCGCGGCCCTGCTCGGTGGCGACCCGGAGGCGTTCGCGGCCGCCTACGCCGCAGCTGATCCGCTGCCCCGCACGCCCCTGGGATTACCCACCGTGATCCTCCATGGCACGGCGGATGCGCAGGTCCCCATCGCGCTGAGCCGGCGGTTCGTCGCGGCGGCCGGCGGCGTTGATAACGAAATAGCGCTGGATGAACTTCCTGAGGTAGGGCATTTCGAACTCATCGATCCGAGGTCAGCGGCGTGGAGCAAGGTGACGGAGGCGTTGCGGTCCTTGCAGCGGTGA
- the serS gene encoding serine--tRNA ligase produces MIDLRLLRDDPDVLRASQRARGESESVVDDLIAADEGRRAAVQRFEGLRAEQKQLGKQMPRATGAEKEALLARTKDLSAEVKAAEAAVTEAEGGLRAAQLRISNVVESGAPAGGEDDYVVLREVGTKPEIESPRDHLELGELLGAIDVERGAKVSGSRFYYLTGVGALLQLGLLQMAIAQAVEYGLTPSIVPALVKPEAMEGTGFLGAHASEVYRLEADDLYLVGTSEVPLAAYHSNEILDLGEPVRYAGWSSCFRREAGSYGRDVRGIIRVHQFDKVEMFSYCRPEQAHDEHLRLLAWEEEMLAKVEVPYRVIDTAAGDLGSSAARKYDCEAWVPSQGRYREVTSTSNCTTFQARRLNIRYRDEAGKPQIAATLNGTLATTRWIVPILENHQRPDGSVAVPKALQPYLGGRDVLEPVKRS; encoded by the coding sequence GTGATTGACCTTCGACTGCTTCGTGACGACCCCGACGTTCTGCGCGCCAGCCAGCGGGCCCGGGGTGAGTCCGAATCCGTCGTCGACGACCTGATCGCGGCCGACGAGGGCCGGCGGGCCGCCGTGCAGCGCTTCGAGGGCCTGCGGGCCGAGCAGAAGCAGCTCGGCAAGCAGATGCCACGCGCGACCGGCGCCGAAAAGGAAGCGTTGCTGGCCCGCACCAAGGACCTGTCGGCCGAGGTCAAGGCGGCCGAGGCAGCGGTCACCGAGGCCGAGGGCGGGCTGCGCGCGGCCCAGCTGCGGATCTCCAACGTGGTCGAGAGCGGCGCGCCCGCAGGCGGCGAAGACGACTACGTCGTGCTGCGCGAGGTGGGCACCAAGCCCGAGATCGAGTCGCCGCGCGACCACCTGGAGCTCGGCGAGCTGCTCGGCGCGATCGACGTCGAGCGCGGGGCCAAGGTGTCGGGCAGCCGGTTCTACTACCTGACCGGGGTCGGCGCGCTGCTCCAGCTCGGCCTGCTGCAGATGGCCATCGCCCAGGCGGTCGAATACGGGCTGACCCCGTCGATCGTGCCGGCGCTGGTCAAGCCCGAGGCGATGGAGGGCACCGGCTTCCTCGGGGCGCACGCGAGCGAGGTCTACCGGCTCGAGGCCGACGACCTCTACCTGGTCGGCACGAGCGAGGTGCCGCTGGCCGCCTACCACAGCAACGAGATCCTCGACCTCGGCGAGCCGGTCCGCTACGCCGGCTGGTCGAGCTGCTTCCGCCGGGAGGCCGGCTCCTACGGCCGCGACGTGCGGGGCATCATCCGCGTGCACCAGTTCGACAAGGTCGAGATGTTCTCCTACTGCCGGCCCGAGCAGGCGCACGACGAGCACCTGCGGCTGCTGGCCTGGGAAGAGGAGATGCTGGCCAAGGTCGAGGTGCCCTACCGGGTGATCGACACGGCGGCCGGCGACCTGGGCAGCAGCGCGGCGCGCAAATACGACTGCGAGGCGTGGGTGCCGTCGCAGGGGCGCTACCGCGAGGTGACCTCGACGTCCAACTGCACGACGTTCCAGGCCCGGCGGCTCAACATCCGCTACCGCGACGAGGCCGGCAAGCCGCAGATCGCCGCGACGCTCAACGGCACCCTGGCGACCACCCGATGGATCGTGCCGATCCTGGAAAACCACCAGCGGCCCGACGGCTCGGTCGCGGTGCCCAAGGCGTTGCAGCCCTACCTGGGCGGTCGCGACGTGCTGGAGCCCGTGAAGAGGTCCTGA
- a CDS encoding NAD(P)-binding domain-containing protein → MRIGILGTGTVGQTFGTRLRNLDHEVVLGARESGNPRAVEWAEAHAARCGTFAEAVADADLVINATAGQYAVDALEMAGGNPALAGKVVLDLSNPLDFSSGDLRLSVCNTDSVGEQIQRAFPDARIVKSLNTVNGSVMVEPSLVPGQHTIFVAGNDPEAKQVVIGLLGELGWVRANVLDLGGIEASRGMEMYMPLWVSILRALDGNLAFNINVVQG, encoded by the coding sequence ATGCGGATCGGCATCCTCGGCACCGGCACCGTCGGGCAGACGTTCGGCACTCGCCTGCGCAATCTGGACCACGAGGTCGTTCTGGGTGCGCGCGAATCGGGCAATCCGCGCGCGGTGGAGTGGGCTGAGGCACACGCGGCGCGCTGTGGGACGTTCGCCGAGGCGGTCGCCGACGCCGATCTGGTGATCAACGCCACCGCCGGGCAGTACGCGGTCGACGCGCTGGAGATGGCCGGCGGCAATCCGGCCCTCGCCGGCAAGGTGGTTCTCGACCTGAGCAACCCGCTGGACTTCTCGTCCGGGGATCTTCGGCTCAGTGTCTGCAACACCGACAGCGTGGGCGAGCAGATCCAGCGGGCGTTCCCCGACGCCCGGATCGTGAAGAGCCTCAACACCGTCAACGGCAGCGTGATGGTCGAGCCGAGCCTGGTGCCCGGCCAGCACACGATCTTCGTCGCCGGCAACGACCCCGAGGCCAAGCAGGTGGTGATCGGCCTGCTCGGCGAGCTCGGCTGGGTCCGGGCCAACGTCCTGGACCTCGGCGGCATCGAGGCGTCACGGGGCATGGAGATGTACATGCCGCTCTGGGTGTCGATCCTGCGCGCCCTCGACGGCAACCTGGCTTTCAACATCAACGTGGTGCAGGGCTGA
- a CDS encoding AIM24 family protein yields MRSELFSAENLEKESQQPGLRLQNSKMLKIELNGECMARTGSMVAYQGQVQFQALGSGGIGKFLKQKLTGEGVPLMKVSGRGDVFLADRAADIHLVDLDHGDALSINGANVLAFDASLQYDIKMVQGMGMMSSAGLFNCVFTGQGRIAITTKGTPVVLNVDQPTYVDPQAAICWSASLQTGYHRADQLGIGTLLGRSTGEAFTMSFAGQGFVVVQPSEEPPAGIAGAGGGNQQQGGVLGGLFS; encoded by the coding sequence ATGCGTAGCGAGCTGTTTTCCGCGGAGAACCTGGAGAAGGAGTCGCAGCAGCCGGGCCTGCGGCTGCAGAACTCCAAGATGCTCAAGATCGAGCTCAACGGTGAGTGCATGGCGCGCACCGGGTCGATGGTGGCCTACCAGGGCCAGGTGCAGTTCCAGGCGCTCGGTTCCGGCGGCATCGGCAAGTTTCTCAAGCAGAAGCTGACCGGCGAGGGCGTGCCGCTGATGAAGGTCAGCGGCCGCGGCGACGTCTTCCTGGCCGACCGGGCCGCCGACATCCACCTCGTCGACCTCGACCACGGCGACGCCCTGTCGATCAACGGCGCCAACGTGCTGGCCTTCGACGCGTCGCTGCAGTACGACATCAAGATGGTCCAGGGCATGGGCATGATGTCCTCGGCCGGCCTGTTCAACTGCGTGTTCACCGGCCAGGGCCGGATCGCCATCACCACCAAGGGCACCCCGGTCGTGCTCAACGTCGACCAGCCGACCTACGTCGACCCGCAGGCGGCGATCTGCTGGTCGGCCAGCCTGCAGACCGGCTACCACCGGGCCGACCAGCTCGGCATCGGCACGCTGCTCGGCCGCAGCACCGGCGAGGCGTTCACGATGAGCTTCGCCGGCCAGGGCTTCGTCGTCGTGCAGCCCTCGGAGGAGCCCCCGGCCGGCATCGCCGGCGCCGGCGGCGGCAACCAGCAGCAGGGCGGCGTCCTCGGCGGTTTGTTCAGTTGA
- a CDS encoding bacterial proteasome activator family protein, whose protein sequence is MTETPGAPDEQAEPNRRSGTVVVVGPDGRPVGTVDTDADGGEEDPGRQIEQPAKVMRIGSMIKQLLEEVRAAPLDEASRARLRDIHQRSIVELEDGLSPELRDELERLSLPFSETSTPSEGELRVAQAQLVGWLEGLFHGIQAALVAQQMAARMQLEQMRGGSRPALPPGAVPGVIPGIPGAPQPGTEGRGTGQYL, encoded by the coding sequence ATGACCGAGACCCCAGGAGCGCCGGACGAGCAGGCCGAACCCAACCGTCGGTCGGGCACCGTGGTGGTGGTCGGGCCGGACGGCCGGCCGGTCGGCACCGTCGACACCGACGCCGACGGCGGCGAGGAAGACCCGGGCCGCCAGATCGAGCAACCGGCCAAGGTCATGCGGATCGGCAGCATGATCAAGCAACTGCTGGAAGAGGTACGCGCGGCCCCGCTCGACGAGGCCAGCCGCGCCCGCCTGCGCGACATCCACCAGCGGTCGATCGTCGAGCTGGAAGACGGGCTCTCGCCGGAGCTGCGCGACGAGCTCGAGCGGCTGTCGCTGCCGTTCAGCGAGACATCCACGCCGAGCGAGGGCGAGCTGCGGGTCGCACAGGCCCAGCTGGTCGGCTGGCTGGAGGGCCTGTTCCACGGCATCCAGGCCGCCCTGGTGGCCCAGCAGATGGCCGCCCGCATGCAGCTCGAGCAGATGCGCGGCGGTAGCCGCCCGGCGCTGCCACCCGGCGCCGTCCCGGGGGTCATCCCGGGCATTCCGGGGGCGCCGCAGCCCGGCACCGAAGGTCGCGGCACCGGCCAATACCTCTAG
- the pheA gene encoding prephenate dehydratase — MPGTPPTRFVYLGPEGTFAEQALRTIPAAERGQRTPARSVGEALDLVRSGDADSALVPLENSIGGGVGVTLDEMVAGSPLVITREVVLPVEFVLAARPGVTLSSIRSVAAHPQASTQCRGWLRDNLPDAVVVDVLSNGAAARSAATGEHDAAVCAPIGATQQRLTVLAEKISDHNDAVTRFVLVSRPGTPPPATGDDRTSLAVYIAHDRVGVLLAVLMELAVRGVNLTRIESRPTGEALGRYAFFLDCTGHVADDRMGEALRGLRRVSAEVRFLGSYPRHRWTDSESDGPVPAPPGQSDVDYADAAAWLDRIRRGD, encoded by the coding sequence ATGCCGGGAACGCCGCCTACGCGATTTGTCTACCTCGGGCCGGAGGGGACGTTCGCCGAGCAGGCGCTGCGCACGATTCCGGCCGCCGAGCGCGGCCAGCGCACGCCGGCGCGCAGCGTCGGTGAGGCGCTCGACCTCGTGCGCTCCGGCGACGCCGACTCCGCCCTGGTGCCGCTGGAGAACTCGATCGGCGGCGGCGTGGGTGTCACCCTCGACGAGATGGTCGCCGGCTCGCCGCTCGTGATCACCCGCGAGGTGGTGCTGCCGGTCGAGTTCGTGCTGGCCGCCCGCCCGGGTGTCACGCTCTCGAGCATCCGCTCGGTGGCCGCGCACCCGCAGGCGTCCACGCAGTGCCGGGGTTGGCTGCGCGACAACCTGCCCGACGCGGTCGTGGTCGACGTGCTCTCCAACGGCGCGGCCGCGCGCAGCGCCGCCACCGGCGAGCACGACGCGGCGGTCTGCGCGCCGATCGGCGCGACGCAGCAGCGGCTGACCGTGCTGGCCGAGAAGATCAGCGACCACAACGACGCGGTGACCCGGTTCGTGCTGGTCTCGCGGCCGGGCACCCCGCCGCCGGCGACCGGCGACGACCGCACGTCGCTGGCCGTCTACATCGCCCACGACCGGGTCGGCGTGCTGCTCGCGGTGCTGATGGAGCTTGCCGTGCGCGGTGTCAACCTCACCCGGATCGAGTCCCGGCCCACCGGCGAGGCGCTCGGCCGCTACGCGTTCTTCCTCGACTGCACCGGCCACGTGGCCGACGACCGGATGGGGGAGGCGCTGCGCGGGCTCCGCCGGGTCAGCGCCGAGGTGCGCTTCCTGGGCTCGTACCCCCGGCACCGCTGGACCGACTCCGAGAGCGACGGCCCGGTCCCGGCGCCGCCCGGCCAATCCGATGTGGACTATGCCGACGCCGCAGCTTGGCTGGACCGCATCCGGCGCGGCGACTAA
- a CDS encoding metallopeptidase family protein yields the protein MGAVPVEMSRERFEELVADALDEVPEELLRLMNNVVILVEDRSPPGTRLLGLYEGHALTDRGWNYAGVLPDRITIYRLPILSICDTDEDVVEEVAVTVVHEIAHHFGIDDERLHDLGWG from the coding sequence ATGGGAGCCGTGCCGGTCGAGATGAGTCGCGAGCGCTTCGAGGAACTCGTCGCCGACGCCCTTGACGAGGTGCCCGAAGAGCTGCTCCGGCTGATGAACAACGTGGTGATCCTGGTCGAGGACCGGTCGCCACCCGGCACCCGGCTGCTCGGCCTCTACGAGGGGCACGCGCTGACCGACCGCGGCTGGAACTACGCCGGCGTGCTGCCCGACCGGATCACCATCTACCGCCTGCCGATCCTGTCGATCTGCGACACCGACGAGGACGTCGTCGAAGAGGTCGCGGTGACCGTCGTCCACGAGATCGCACACCATTTCGGCATCGACGACGAGCGCCTGCACGACCTGGGCTGGGGCTGA
- a CDS encoding NAD(P)/FAD-dependent oxidoreductase, giving the protein MTPYDVIVVGGGHNGLVAAGYLARAGRRVLVLERRETVGGAAVSEHPFGPDFTVTSLSYVVSLLPADMVRDLRLVEHGYHVYPQGPYFAPRADGRHLRLPDDPAERRRQIATFSARDADAYERWESWLSHLGRLVGPLLHEIPPKLGSKRPLDLAAQAGLAGRLRRVDVRAAVDLTRLFTASIADLVEDRFESDAMRGLLSVSGVIGTWAGPRSAGTGFVTLHHHLDQTGGQQAGWGFPRGGMGGVTAAMAAAARAFGAEIRTGSAVARIDTRDGAVRGVTLADGTELRASTVITTAHPRISFLELLDRAELPADFVADIEGWRSRSGTVKVNFAVDRLPTFASHPDYAPDVHGGTIVLADSLDDIEGAYQEAVAGRPATLPFADVCIPSVFDPTLAPEGQHVVSAFTQWVPHTYAGAPHTAELDAYADRLVARLETVAPGFTDSVIGRQVIGPHTMEHEYGLVGGNIFHGELTPGQMFHGRPAAGYADLRTPIRGLYQAGSATHGGGGVTGIPGRNVVRQIMRDRRRGRGVAS; this is encoded by the coding sequence ATGACGCCGTACGACGTCATCGTCGTCGGTGGTGGCCACAACGGGCTGGTGGCCGCCGGTTATCTGGCCCGCGCCGGCCGCCGCGTGCTGGTGCTCGAACGCCGTGAGACGGTCGGCGGCGCAGCGGTCTCGGAGCACCCGTTCGGCCCGGACTTCACCGTCACCAGCCTGTCCTATGTGGTCAGCCTGCTGCCCGCCGACATGGTGCGCGACCTGCGGCTGGTCGAGCACGGTTACCACGTCTACCCGCAGGGGCCCTACTTCGCGCCGCGCGCCGACGGCCGCCACCTGCGGCTGCCGGACGACCCCGCCGAGCGGCGCCGGCAGATCGCGACGTTCTCGGCCCGCGACGCCGACGCGTACGAACGCTGGGAGTCCTGGCTGTCGCACCTCGGTCGACTGGTCGGTCCGCTGCTGCACGAGATCCCGCCGAAGCTGGGCTCCAAGCGGCCGCTCGACCTCGCCGCGCAGGCCGGGCTGGCCGGCCGGCTGCGCCGTGTCGACGTGCGGGCCGCCGTCGACCTGACCCGGCTGTTCACGGCCAGCATCGCCGACCTGGTCGAGGACCGGTTCGAGTCCGACGCGATGCGCGGCCTGCTCAGCGTCTCGGGCGTGATCGGCACCTGGGCCGGCCCGCGCAGCGCCGGCACCGGCTTCGTCACCCTGCACCACCACCTCGACCAGACCGGCGGGCAGCAGGCCGGCTGGGGTTTCCCGCGCGGCGGCATGGGCGGTGTCACGGCGGCGATGGCGGCCGCCGCCCGCGCGTTCGGCGCCGAGATCCGGACCGGGTCGGCGGTCGCCCGCATCGACACCCGCGACGGCGCGGTGCGCGGCGTGACCCTGGCCGACGGCACCGAGCTGCGGGCGTCGACCGTGATCACCACCGCCCACCCGCGGATCTCGTTCCTCGAGCTGCTCGACCGCGCGGAGCTGCCGGCCGACTTCGTCGCCGACATCGAGGGCTGGCGCAGCCGGTCGGGCACGGTGAAGGTCAACTTCGCCGTCGACCGGTTGCCGACCTTCGCCAGCCACCCGGACTACGCGCCCGATGTGCACGGCGGCACGATCGTGCTGGCGGACTCGCTCGACGACATCGAGGGCGCCTACCAGGAGGCGGTCGCCGGCCGCCCGGCCACGCTGCCGTTCGCGGACGTGTGCATCCCGTCGGTCTTCGACCCGACGCTGGCGCCCGAGGGCCAGCACGTGGTCAGCGCGTTCACCCAGTGGGTGCCGCACACCTATGCCGGGGCGCCGCACACCGCCGAGCTCGACGCCTACGCCGACCGGTTGGTCGCCCGCCTGGAAACCGTGGCGCCGGGCTTCACCGACTCGGTCATCGGCCGCCAGGTCATCGGTCCACACACGATGGAGCACGAGTACGGCCTGGTCGGCGGCAACATCTTCCACGGCGAGCTGACACCGGGGCAGATGTTCCACGGTCGCCCGGCCGCCGGGTACGCCGACCTGCGTACCCCCATCCGTGGTCTCTATCAGGCCGGCAGCGCGACCCACGGCGGCGGCGGGGTCACCGGCATCCCGGGCCGCAACGTGGTCCGGCAGATCATGCGGGACCGACGCCGCGGCCGTGGCGTGGCATCCTGA